The following coding sequences lie in one Candidatus Nitrospira allomarina genomic window:
- a CDS encoding YtxH domain-containing protein, producing the protein MKQYDRDATPGKMVSVFITGIIIGTVTTFLLCPQSGRESRGQIRDYVRRKGEDLNDLQERTVETYQDIVSGTRKGWEDIQETIQDAVHAGMDEFRKELNDIKSKV; encoded by the coding sequence ATGAAACAATACGACAGAGATGCTACACCAGGAAAAATGGTCAGTGTGTTCATCACGGGGATAATCATTGGAACCGTGACGACGTTTTTGTTATGTCCGCAATCCGGGCGGGAATCACGTGGTCAAATTCGTGATTATGTCCGTCGAAAAGGAGAAGATTTGAACGATCTGCAGGAAAGAACCGTTGAGACGTACCAAGACATCGTGTCCGGGACTCGGAAGGGATGGGAAGATATTCAGGAGACGATTCAAGATGCAGTACATGCGGGAATGGATGAATTTCGTAAGGAGTTGAACGACATAAAAAGCAAAGTATAG
- a CDS encoding TraR/DksA family transcriptional regulator — protein sequence MREMAHEVISEGRDEGLRQMLLEKKNEVQKQIDDLILQRRDEQERWRGEPGMDDQDRAYRDSSADQLLSLLEIRHRMRVNLDEALTRLREGTYGFCNECGEPVSNARLKALPFAKTCFDCQNVIEGLEKVARG from the coding sequence ATGAGGGAGATGGCTCACGAGGTTATTTCTGAAGGGCGAGACGAAGGACTACGGCAGATGTTGTTAGAGAAGAAAAATGAAGTTCAAAAACAAATCGATGATCTGATTCTCCAGCGTCGTGATGAACAGGAACGGTGGCGAGGGGAACCGGGTATGGATGATCAGGATAGGGCTTACCGTGATAGTTCAGCTGATCAACTCCTTTCATTGCTGGAAATTCGACACCGGATGAGGGTGAACCTTGATGAAGCATTGACCCGCCTCCGGGAAGGGACCTATGGGTTTTGCAATGAATGTGGAGAGCCGGTCAGTAATGCGCGGCTTAAGGCTTTACCTTTTGCGAAAACCTGTTTTGACTGTCAGAATGTGATCGAGGGACTTGAAAAAGTCGCGCGAGGTTAG
- a CDS encoding response regulator transcription factor, giving the protein MNTTKRARLFLVDDHILVLESCKKLLEPHHDIVGEANSASDLVSQIRQTKPDILLMDISMPDQNGYEAARMLKTICPSIKIIFVSMHLEPTFIMEAFRSGGEGYVPKQTAGNELLSAINQVQEKQKYLSPLIPEEVQNAVFAQMDGMPGTELSGKLTPRQQEVLRLVAQGFSAKDIANLLNISQSTVAFHKMQIVQALGLHSKADLTKYAVKLGISPLD; this is encoded by the coding sequence ATGAATACAACCAAGCGAGCACGATTATTCCTTGTTGACGACCATATTCTTGTTTTAGAGAGCTGCAAAAAACTGCTTGAACCCCATCATGACATCGTGGGGGAGGCCAATAGTGCAAGCGATTTGGTCAGCCAAATCCGGCAAACCAAGCCCGACATCCTCCTCATGGACATCTCAATGCCTGACCAAAACGGGTACGAAGCTGCTCGGATGTTAAAAACGATATGTCCATCCATTAAAATAATTTTTGTGTCCATGCATTTAGAACCTACTTTTATCATGGAGGCGTTTCGTAGCGGCGGAGAAGGGTATGTCCCGAAGCAAACGGCAGGGAACGAGTTATTATCAGCGATTAACCAGGTTCAGGAAAAACAGAAATACCTCTCTCCCTTAATTCCTGAGGAGGTACAGAATGCGGTTTTTGCCCAAATGGATGGTATGCCGGGCACCGAACTTTCCGGAAAATTGACTCCCAGGCAGCAGGAGGTATTAAGGCTCGTGGCTCAAGGCTTCTCGGCGAAAGACATAGCCAACTTGTTGAACATTTCTCAAAGCACGGTCGCGTTCCATAAGATGCAAATTGTGCAGGCCCTTGGCCTTCATTCCAAGGCAGATCTTACGAAATACGCGGTTAAATTAGGGATATCTCCCCTTGACTAG
- a CDS encoding PepSY domain-containing protein: protein MKNRLILSLTFATCLLPVSSAFALFGDDKAELLKGTQITLVEAVEKAMTTVKGKAVDAELEKEHGKTVFEVKIVDENEKTREVYVDAHSGEVVKIEKE from the coding sequence ATGAAGAATCGTTTAATTCTCAGTCTCACGTTCGCCACGTGTCTTCTGCCCGTCAGCTCGGCTTTTGCCTTGTTTGGTGATGACAAAGCCGAATTATTGAAGGGCACTCAAATCACACTTGTCGAGGCTGTGGAAAAAGCCATGACCACGGTGAAGGGTAAGGCTGTGGATGCCGAATTGGAAAAAGAGCACGGCAAGACTGTTTTCGAAGTGAAAATCGTTGACGAAAATGAAAAGACCAGAGAAGTCTATGTGGATGCTCATTCAGGAGAAGTCGTGAAGATTGAAAAGGAGTAA
- a CDS encoding superoxide dismutase, with the protein MKPSKDYPVKDFKLKGLDGISDKTLEMHFKLYEGYVKATNSLTKQIGEFLIDGQVDQEEMPAYSELTRRLGFEYNGMVLHELYFENMTSQASKAPQGQDSLLKGLEGSFGSFENWKTDFSSVGKMRGVGWAVCNLNPENGRLSNHWISLHEFGNIAGFRPILVMDVWEHAYLLDFQPSERGEYIERFLSQVHWDVVAKRLEGR; encoded by the coding sequence ATGAAACCCAGTAAAGATTATCCGGTCAAAGATTTCAAGCTCAAAGGATTGGACGGTATTTCAGATAAGACGTTAGAGATGCATTTTAAGCTTTATGAAGGGTATGTGAAAGCTACCAACTCTCTGACCAAGCAAATCGGGGAGTTTTTAATTGACGGACAAGTGGATCAGGAGGAAATGCCGGCGTATTCTGAACTCACCCGGCGGCTGGGATTTGAATATAATGGGATGGTTCTCCATGAATTGTATTTTGAGAATATGACCTCCCAAGCTTCCAAAGCTCCCCAAGGACAGGATTCCCTGCTGAAAGGGCTTGAAGGCAGTTTTGGGAGTTTTGAAAACTGGAAAACCGATTTTTCAAGCGTAGGGAAGATGCGGGGAGTCGGCTGGGCTGTATGCAATCTCAATCCGGAAAATGGCAGGCTCTCCAACCATTGGATCAGCCTTCATGAATTTGGCAATATTGCAGGTTTTCGTCCTATTTTAGTGATGGACGTGTGGGAACATGCGTATTTGTTGGATTTTCAACCTTCGGAACGAGGCGAATATATTGAACGTTTTCTCTCCCAAGTTCATTGGGATGTGGTTGCCAAACGCTTAGAGGGTCGATGA
- a CDS encoding CBS domain-containing protein, which yields MVRVEQLMTRELACVEFTQAVSVAANLMRIRKIGSLLVKRGEELVGIVTESDIVRKVVAFHFPAEYIQVGDIMSSPLVSINESESIFEAAGIMQAAHTRHLVVGNKAQVFGMLSVRDLLVPVAKDEL from the coding sequence ATGGTACGAGTTGAACAGTTAATGACGAGAGAACTGGCTTGCGTGGAGTTCACCCAGGCGGTTTCCGTGGCCGCCAACCTGATGCGAATCCGCAAAATTGGAAGCCTGTTGGTGAAACGCGGGGAAGAGCTCGTGGGCATTGTGACTGAAAGCGATATCGTAAGAAAGGTCGTGGCCTTTCACTTCCCTGCAGAATATATCCAGGTCGGAGATATCATGAGCAGCCCCCTTGTTTCCATTAATGAATCGGAGTCGATCTTTGAGGCTGCCGGGATCATGCAGGCGGCTCACACGAGACATTTAGTGGTAGGCAATAAGGCCCAGGTGTTCGGGATGCTTTCGGTTCGCGATTTATTAGTTCCTGTTGCAAAGGATGAATTATAA
- a CDS encoding DUF3309 domain-containing protein produces the protein MSTIVLVILILLLVGALPVWPYSSSWGPYPSGGLGLVLVIVLILALTGRL, from the coding sequence ATGTCTACGATCGTTTTAGTCATACTCATTCTTCTGCTGGTCGGGGCCCTGCCGGTCTGGCCGTACAGTTCGTCCTGGGGCCCATATCCCAGTGGCGGGCTCGGATTGGTGCTGGTGATTGTGCTGATTCTGGCTTTGACAGGAAGATTGTAA
- a CDS encoding response regulator transcription factor produces MSKARVLLAEDHVLVSEGLTKLLETDFTLVGTVVDGHALVKAVKKHTPDIAIIDISLPLLNGLEAARQIKKCEPQTKLIFLTMHSEEHFVHEAFKAGGVGYILKQSATAELVFAIKEVYQGRTYVSPSIAQGLVSQALNPSSNSKKPPQEEGPALTQRQIEILQLVAEGKSNKDIAVILNLAVKTVEFHKTRVMQVLGLKTASELTKYAISNGIISV; encoded by the coding sequence ATGAGTAAAGCGCGGGTACTTTTAGCTGAAGATCACGTCCTGGTTAGTGAGGGACTGACCAAACTGCTGGAAACTGATTTCACGCTGGTGGGGACGGTTGTAGACGGTCATGCATTAGTGAAAGCCGTCAAGAAACATACACCGGACATTGCGATCATTGATATTTCATTGCCACTGTTGAATGGCTTGGAGGCCGCCCGACAAATAAAAAAATGTGAACCCCAAACAAAATTAATTTTTCTCACCATGCATTCCGAGGAACATTTTGTCCATGAGGCCTTCAAGGCCGGTGGGGTGGGGTACATTTTAAAACAATCTGCGACGGCAGAATTAGTATTTGCCATTAAGGAAGTGTACCAGGGACGCACCTACGTTTCTCCCTCAATTGCCCAGGGTCTTGTCAGTCAAGCACTGAATCCCTCTTCCAATTCAAAAAAACCCCCTCAGGAAGAGGGTCCCGCATTGACTCAGCGACAAATAGAAATCCTTCAATTGGTTGCTGAAGGAAAATCCAATAAAGACATTGCGGTCATATTAAATCTGGCCGTCAAAACCGTGGAATTTCACAAGACGCGGGTTATGCAAGTGTTGGGACTCAAAACGGCCTCCGAACTCACGAAATATGCTATTTCCAATGGAATAATTTCTGTTTGA
- a CDS encoding phosphate-starvation-inducible PsiE family protein codes for MKATIPSTDPSLFNSSFQQSSAWLAKALEADLNHFWMKGIKAVLSLLIVTILVGLAGGVLRIFLNLEALFTEPLEQVFRQLIVDTLIILAIVEVFKTTVTYFSEGRVKVTFIVDTILVVMLTEIISKWFSEAHLEQWMILGGILVVLAIIRVVAVQWSPTRAENPPEYTPIQPSH; via the coding sequence ATGAAAGCTACGATTCCCTCTACCGATCCATCCTTGTTCAATAGCTCCTTTCAACAGTCATCCGCGTGGCTGGCCAAGGCGTTGGAGGCCGACCTGAATCATTTCTGGATGAAAGGCATCAAAGCCGTCCTGAGTTTATTAATTGTCACCATCCTCGTAGGGCTTGCTGGAGGTGTCCTGAGAATTTTTCTGAATTTGGAAGCCCTTTTCACGGAACCCCTTGAACAGGTCTTTCGTCAACTCATCGTGGACACATTGATTATTCTCGCGATTGTTGAGGTGTTTAAAACCACCGTCACTTATTTTTCCGAGGGACGGGTCAAAGTCACGTTCATTGTCGATACGATTCTCGTGGTCATGCTGACCGAAATTATCTCGAAATGGTTTTCGGAAGCCCATCTGGAGCAATGGATGATCCTGGGTGGAATATTAGTGGTATTGGCCATAATAAGAGTGGTCGCCGTTCAATGGTCCCCGACGCGAGCCGAAAATCCTCCGGAATATACGCCTATCCAACCATCTCACTAA
- a CDS encoding PhoU domain-containing protein, which produces MFQQLLRIMSKKTRNLPDRTQRLFIAKGLERAGDHMTDIAEEL; this is translated from the coding sequence TTGTTTCAGCAACTGCTCCGCATCATGAGCAAGAAAACCAGGAACCTTCCAGACAGAACACAACGATTATTTATCGCTAAGGGGTTGGAACGTGCCGGCGATCATATGACGGATATTGCGGAGGAACTCTAA
- a CDS encoding BON domain-containing protein produces MNFPYKRFFVGMICSFFITAMVEHTHGQILSVPAAGFDEALTPGAKDPLSADHTSELSDEEIQYRIQRRLKVSPYENGEITVRVGQGETILSGFVENQDALVDVVEIAFDAGATNVNNQLRIKNQDLPWKKMTDQELKEAVEEELYWSPFVNSVPIRVEARNGIVTLSGRVENRGEIVDAVANAYEAGAKNVRIHLWIDPTLD; encoded by the coding sequence ATGAATTTCCCATACAAACGTTTTTTCGTAGGTATGATATGTTCGTTTTTCATCACAGCCATGGTGGAACATACGCATGGCCAGATCCTGTCTGTCCCTGCCGCAGGATTTGACGAAGCCCTTACTCCCGGAGCAAAAGATCCGTTATCCGCCGACCATACCTCCGAGCTTTCAGACGAAGAGATACAATATCGCATTCAACGGCGTTTGAAAGTTAGTCCATATGAGAATGGTGAGATCACGGTTCGCGTGGGACAGGGCGAAACGATACTCTCAGGATTTGTCGAAAATCAGGATGCCTTGGTGGATGTGGTAGAGATCGCCTTCGATGCCGGAGCCACGAATGTCAACAATCAACTCCGCATCAAAAACCAGGACCTTCCATGGAAAAAGATGACCGATCAGGAATTGAAAGAAGCCGTTGAAGAGGAGCTTTATTGGAGCCCATTTGTGAATTCGGTTCCCATTCGTGTTGAAGCTCGCAACGGGATTGTCACCCTCTCTGGAAGAGTCGAAAACCGAGGAGAAATTGTGGATGCGGTAGCAAACGCCTACGAAGCCGGAGCGAAAAATGTCCGCATTCATTTATGGATCGATCCCACATTAGATTAG
- a CDS encoding sensor histidine kinase, which translates to MMTVQDRVKSGSHAKKLDIILLVAISVLIGGIFVVDLYTKTGVAVGMLYVSAILLTSYLPHAKSPFIVAGVCTVLAIIGVIYSPGVNVVYSGSTIAGNAVTNRLLSLFMIWATALLTYQYRQGMEVRLRLASIVESTPDAIIGQTLRGQVTSWNNGAEQMFGYSSQESIGQYMPFLFPPDRIAEEKEILEQLQRGKPIQNFETIRRRKDGLDIPVSLTISPIIDRWGNAIGASKIARDISQQKRLENLLAIQNLTLANHAASLKQSNEDLEQFAYIASHDLQEPLRTIHGFTQLLAERYKGQLDKQGQEFIGFVTDGANRMQTLIQDLLKYSRIQAQELKSEPVHAEGVLNEILEYLRMAIEDKQASITHDPLPTIQTDRSHFHHLLQNLITNAIKFHGPTPPHIHVSAQERSDGWVFSVQDNGIGVGSEYFERIFLPFKRLHTREEYQGTGIGLAICKKIVERRGGRIWVDSEVGKGSKFSFTLPK; encoded by the coding sequence ATGATGACGGTTCAAGATCGGGTCAAATCCGGTTCTCACGCAAAAAAATTGGATATCATCCTGCTGGTAGCCATCAGCGTTCTCATTGGCGGAATATTTGTGGTGGACCTATACACCAAAACAGGAGTCGCGGTTGGCATGTTATATGTGAGTGCCATTCTGCTGACTTCCTATTTACCCCATGCAAAATCCCCATTCATCGTCGCGGGAGTCTGCACGGTCCTTGCCATTATTGGAGTGATCTATTCACCCGGGGTCAACGTGGTGTATTCGGGAAGCACCATTGCCGGCAATGCCGTGACCAACCGTCTTTTATCGCTTTTTATGATTTGGGCAACAGCCCTCCTCACCTATCAATATCGTCAGGGGATGGAGGTCCGGCTTCGGTTAGCCTCCATCGTGGAATCCACTCCCGACGCCATTATCGGACAAACACTCAGAGGACAAGTCACCAGTTGGAACAACGGAGCCGAACAGATGTTCGGATATTCGTCACAGGAGAGCATCGGGCAATATATGCCATTTCTATTTCCACCTGACCGGATTGCCGAAGAAAAGGAGATCCTGGAACAACTCCAGCGTGGGAAACCGATTCAAAATTTTGAAACGATTCGACGGAGGAAAGACGGCCTGGACATACCGGTGTCGCTGACCATTTCTCCCATTATCGACCGATGGGGGAACGCTATAGGCGCGTCAAAAATTGCACGGGATATTTCCCAGCAAAAGAGGTTGGAAAATCTCCTGGCTATCCAGAACCTCACATTGGCCAATCACGCAGCTTCCCTTAAACAATCAAACGAGGATCTCGAACAATTTGCCTATATAGCCTCTCATGATCTCCAGGAACCCCTCCGGACGATTCATGGCTTTACGCAGTTGCTGGCGGAGCGCTATAAAGGGCAATTGGACAAGCAGGGTCAGGAATTTATTGGATTCGTCACCGATGGAGCGAATCGCATGCAAACCCTTATACAAGACCTCCTGAAATATTCGAGAATTCAGGCCCAGGAACTGAAATCTGAGCCGGTCCACGCCGAGGGGGTACTCAATGAAATCCTCGAATATCTCCGCATGGCCATTGAGGACAAACAGGCTTCGATCACACATGACCCTCTGCCGACCATTCAGACCGATCGGTCACATTTCCACCATCTTCTCCAAAATCTGATTACCAATGCCATTAAATTTCATGGCCCGACACCGCCACACATTCATGTATCTGCCCAGGAGAGATCCGACGGGTGGGTCTTTTCGGTACAGGATAACGGGATCGGCGTCGGATCGGAATATTTCGAGCGGATCTTTCTTCCATTCAAAAGACTGCACACACGGGAAGAGTACCAGGGCACCGGAATCGGCCTGGCCATCTGTAAGAAAATCGTGGAACGCCGTGGAGGCCGCATCTGGGTTGACTCCGAAGTTGGAAAAGGATCCAAGTTTTCGTTTACCTTACCTAAATAA
- a CDS encoding porin, with the protein MKVFWLFTTMACLSLFFQLNVQASDALIDVLREKEVITKEDWIKIEAAEEKKAVEQQKAFDDQFPVEVGWGNKGFEFKTKDGKFATQIQWRFQGRFTYPTNGDPITAADFNAGPQSTLELRRVRMKIGGHGYQPWIKYYFELDLQSTSNAGGSPGSTRLIDWRISLEKFKFLSLQLGQWKVDYNRERRDSSGTQQFVERSIVNEIFTIDRQVGAMLYGHLAPGTAFDSRYYAGVFTGSGRGEANDDANMMYFGRYQWNFLGRDLKWSQSDVEFHEQPTGSLAFGAYTTIGKCTRWSSSGCGTLPEDNSAGVPYTSDSAATAGQYRVQGMVEEFAFKWRGLSIQHEYHWKEVKDDSYPEGAPGYKTNMMGSYSQVGYFPHYLIPAVPKPLEVAFRYAFVDPNISAPDDRRQEYTTAINWFFAGHRNKITLDGSWLTLAQPAGQNQHEQRVRLQWDVSF; encoded by the coding sequence ATGAAAGTTTTCTGGTTGTTCACGACAATGGCGTGCCTTAGCTTGTTTTTTCAGCTGAATGTCCAGGCAAGTGACGCCCTGATTGATGTGTTGCGTGAAAAAGAGGTGATTACGAAAGAAGATTGGATCAAGATTGAGGCTGCAGAAGAGAAAAAAGCTGTGGAGCAACAAAAAGCATTTGACGATCAATTTCCCGTTGAGGTCGGTTGGGGAAATAAGGGGTTTGAATTTAAAACAAAGGATGGCAAATTTGCCACTCAAATTCAATGGCGGTTTCAGGGTCGCTTTACGTATCCCACTAACGGAGATCCGATAACTGCCGCAGATTTTAATGCGGGTCCTCAAAGTACTCTGGAACTTCGCCGGGTTCGCATGAAAATCGGCGGGCATGGGTATCAACCCTGGATCAAGTACTATTTCGAGTTGGACTTGCAATCCACTTCCAATGCCGGCGGGTCACCTGGATCGACCAGATTAATCGACTGGCGGATTAGCTTAGAAAAGTTCAAATTCCTCTCACTCCAACTCGGCCAATGGAAAGTCGACTATAACCGGGAACGAAGAGACTCGTCCGGCACTCAGCAGTTCGTGGAACGATCAATCGTCAATGAGATCTTTACCATCGACCGACAGGTCGGAGCCATGCTCTATGGCCATTTGGCACCCGGTACGGCCTTTGACTCCCGGTATTATGCCGGCGTCTTTACCGGATCCGGCCGGGGAGAAGCCAACGACGACGCCAACATGATGTATTTCGGACGGTACCAATGGAACTTTTTAGGCCGGGATCTGAAATGGTCACAAAGTGACGTGGAATTTCATGAGCAACCGACGGGAAGCCTGGCCTTCGGGGCCTACACCACTATCGGCAAATGTACGCGATGGTCCTCGAGCGGATGCGGCACGTTGCCCGAAGACAATTCCGCCGGTGTGCCCTATACGTCCGATTCGGCTGCGACAGCCGGGCAATACCGTGTGCAGGGCATGGTGGAGGAATTTGCCTTCAAATGGCGGGGGCTTTCCATTCAACATGAATACCATTGGAAAGAGGTCAAGGACGACAGTTATCCGGAAGGTGCGCCGGGCTATAAGACCAACATGATGGGGAGTTATTCGCAGGTCGGGTATTTCCCCCACTATCTCATTCCGGCGGTGCCCAAACCGTTGGAAGTGGCCTTCCGCTATGCATTTGTCGACCCCAACATCTCCGCTCCCGATGACCGGCGGCAGGAATACACGACCGCCATCAATTGGTTTTTTGCCGGGCATCGAAACAAGATCACCCTCGATGGCTCCTGGCTTACGCTGGCCCAGCCGGCAGGTCAGAACCAACATGAGCAGCGGGTCCGCCTGCAATGGGACGTCTCGTTTTAA
- a CDS encoding cobalamin B12-binding domain-containing protein yields MKDVNNNDRHRLAEKLKFLEGDVIEVITTQFFQHHPETGGYGESGKAHCATDAHYHLTFLRTAIEFGTEETFRQYVRWTTNVLQARNISQSLLQKFLHQISHALEPHLTDSEKKVVRAHLIESPHESLRPEAPPAPHPRSPLALHQEVFLQALLAGNRHAAGTIAFEAFSMTDSLSDVYVELFQESLYEIGRLWESNRISVAQEHVATAITQYVMANVYPRVKPAQPFQGKGIITGVEGELHQVGSHMVADLLESQGWDIRFLGVNIPHQAILQMIKEFRPTLVGISATMVLKVPIVRDLINDIRTHFPPEYTPRILVGGSAFRSLPDVFREIGADGFAYDLRSLTSLLA; encoded by the coding sequence ATGAAAGATGTCAACAATAACGACCGACACCGGCTGGCAGAAAAATTGAAGTTCCTTGAAGGGGATGTGATTGAAGTTATTACGACACAGTTCTTTCAACATCATCCCGAGACAGGTGGGTATGGAGAATCAGGGAAGGCACACTGTGCCACCGACGCCCATTACCACTTGACTTTTCTCAGAACGGCCATTGAATTTGGAACGGAGGAAACTTTCAGACAATATGTACGTTGGACAACCAATGTGCTCCAGGCAAGAAATATTTCCCAGAGTTTACTCCAGAAGTTTTTGCATCAAATCTCTCATGCATTGGAGCCCCATCTTACCGATTCCGAAAAAAAGGTCGTGCGGGCCCATTTAATAGAGAGCCCTCATGAGTCTCTACGACCGGAAGCTCCCCCGGCCCCGCACCCACGCTCTCCGTTAGCATTGCATCAGGAGGTCTTTCTTCAAGCTTTATTGGCCGGAAATCGCCATGCTGCCGGAACGATTGCGTTCGAGGCGTTTTCAATGACCGATTCTCTCTCCGATGTCTACGTAGAACTCTTTCAAGAATCGTTATATGAAATCGGCAGACTCTGGGAATCCAACCGTATCTCGGTCGCCCAAGAACACGTGGCTACGGCCATCACCCAATATGTAATGGCCAACGTCTATCCCCGCGTCAAACCTGCACAACCTTTTCAAGGGAAAGGGATCATCACCGGTGTGGAAGGTGAACTCCATCAAGTCGGATCCCACATGGTGGCGGACCTGCTCGAATCGCAGGGCTGGGATATCCGGTTTTTAGGTGTCAATATCCCCCACCAGGCAATCCTTCAAATGATCAAGGAATTCCGGCCCACACTTGTGGGTATTTCCGCGACGATGGTTCTCAAGGTCCCCATTGTGAGAGATTTGATCAACGATATCAGAACCCATTTTCCCCCGGAGTATACCCCTCGCATTCTTGTTGGCGGATCCGCATTTCGATCACTGCCCGATGTCTTTCGAGAAATCGGGGCGGATGGGTTTGCGTACGATTTACGCTCTTTAACGTCCCTTTTGGCATGA
- a CDS encoding antibiotic biosynthesis monooxygenase gives MVLVISRFKVANGLERDVAKAFQERPRLVEAVPGFLGIEVYNPPTDPSIFHLVTRWTDRETFHAWHKSPEHRLSHEMLPKGLKLDPTITQILELERLPPREEQGELQDFLGDSILLLEAFLNQTDTIVYCVISPDGRILVYNDVLLHKLNISKTEFDTKTIWDFLTTTDQHRLQDVLEIGISNSHERVQLNFIDSSHNPHTFDCLVQKTSSRAIILIGEEPEKFNQRAFVELMQIQNEMTVKMREEVKSGNRLSENNSYLNQLVTERTKDLVFHQEQLRAMLVELALVEQRERQHLANELHDYLAQMLIACRLKLVQIDPNTITPAHSRLIQEVDGIIDQSLSFTRTLISDLHPAILHQQGLMAALQYLIADMQRFGLTVSGPEVVPSVQVAENISIVVYKTVRELLFNVLKHAGVANASISWECPSERELLIRVSDPGVGFNPEVKQLEQEQGHLGLFFYRERIKAVKGHLDIISSPQKGTTITISIPLST, from the coding sequence ATGGTGCTTGTTATTTCACGATTTAAGGTCGCAAACGGGTTGGAACGGGACGTGGCCAAAGCCTTTCAAGAACGTCCCAGGTTGGTAGAGGCCGTTCCGGGATTTTTAGGAATAGAAGTGTATAACCCTCCCACCGATCCAAGTATTTTTCACCTGGTGACGCGTTGGACCGATCGTGAAACCTTTCACGCCTGGCACAAAAGTCCCGAACATCGCCTTTCCCACGAGATGCTTCCCAAGGGCCTCAAGTTGGATCCTACCATCACTCAAATTCTTGAACTGGAACGTCTTCCTCCCCGTGAAGAACAAGGTGAGCTTCAAGATTTTCTAGGTGATTCCATCTTGCTCCTTGAAGCGTTTCTCAATCAAACAGATACTATCGTGTATTGTGTGATCAGTCCCGATGGACGAATTCTGGTCTATAACGACGTCCTGTTACATAAACTCAATATATCCAAAACAGAATTTGATACCAAAACCATCTGGGATTTTCTCACCACAACGGACCAACATCGCCTTCAGGATGTTCTTGAAATTGGGATTTCCAACTCCCACGAGCGGGTCCAGCTCAATTTTATCGATTCGTCTCACAATCCCCACACATTCGACTGCTTAGTCCAGAAAACCTCTTCTCGGGCGATCATTTTAATCGGGGAAGAACCGGAAAAGTTCAACCAGCGGGCGTTCGTGGAACTTATGCAGATTCAAAATGAAATGACGGTCAAGATGCGAGAGGAGGTCAAAAGCGGGAACCGGCTGTCTGAAAATAATTCATATTTAAATCAGCTGGTCACCGAACGGACAAAAGATCTGGTGTTCCATCAGGAACAATTGCGGGCCATGTTGGTGGAATTGGCTCTTGTCGAACAACGTGAACGCCAACATTTGGCAAATGAATTACATGATTATCTTGCCCAGATGCTCATTGCCTGTAGGCTCAAGCTCGTCCAAATTGACCCAAACACCATCACTCCGGCCCATTCAAGGCTCATTCAGGAGGTTGACGGTATAATCGATCAATCATTGTCTTTTACCCGAACGCTGATCTCGGATTTACACCCCGCCATATTGCACCAGCAGGGATTAATGGCCGCACTCCAATACCTCATTGCGGATATGCAACGCTTTGGTTTAACCGTGTCGGGTCCTGAGGTCGTCCCCTCGGTGCAGGTTGCAGAAAATATTAGCATCGTGGTTTACAAAACCGTTCGGGAGTTACTGTTTAATGTCCTGAAACATGCAGGAGTCGCAAACGCATCGATTTCTTGGGAATGTCCTTCGGAACGAGAGCTACTCATAAGGGTGTCGGACCCCGGAGTCGGGTTTAATCCCGAAGTCAAGCAACTCGAACAGGAACAAGGGCATCTGGGCCTCTTCTTTTATCGCGAACGCATCAAGGCCGTAAAAGGACACTTAGATATCATTTCCTCTCCTCAGAAGGGCACAACCATCACCATCTCGATACCATTGTCTACCTAG